A genome region from Gambusia affinis linkage group LG24, SWU_Gaff_1.0, whole genome shotgun sequence includes the following:
- the LOC122827314 gene encoding ubiquitin-protein ligase E3A isoform X1, which translates to MNSDEKEDCECATPQAETSPARGAAREQEEPDIENPEASRMKRAAAKHLIERYYHQLTEGCGNESCSNSWCASSAGFSRMDNNAAAVKALELYKVNAKLCDPHPSKKGTASTYLESSAHSNSACSNRKLNHKDVHAVRDNFKDINYLTEEKVYEILDICGEKEDYSPLIRVIGRVFSSAEGLVQSFRRSKPHTKEELKSLQEKDEDKDEDEKEAAACSATAMEEDSPTSSSSRLGECSSGENDVQKLAPDEVSVDIEAVRRVYERLLSNEKIEAAFLNALVYLSPNVECDLTYHNVYSRDPNYLNLFVIVMENNNLHSPEYLEIALPQFCKAMSKLPLAAQAKLTRLWSHYSAEQIRRMMETFQQLITFKVISNEFSSRNLVNDDDAVVAATKCLKIVYYANVLGGDLDTENNEDEDEEPIPESSELTLQELLGEERRNKKGPRVDPLETELGVRTNDCRRPLIPFEEFVNEPLNEVLEMDKDYTFFKVETENKFSFMTCPFVLNAVTKNLGLYYDNRIRMYSERRITVLYSLVQGQQLNPYLRLKVRRDHIIDDALVRLEMIAMENPADLKKQLYVEFEGEQGVDEGGVSKEFFQLVVEEIFNPDIGMFTYDEHTRLFWFNSSSFENEGQYTLIGIVLGLAIYNNCILDVHFPMVVYRKLMGKKGTFRDLADANPVLYQSLKELVEYEGNVEEDMMITFQISQTDPFGNRLTYDLRENGEKIPVTNENRKDFVALYSEYILNKSVEKQFKAFRRGFHMVTNESPLKYLFRPEEIELLICGSRNLDFQALEETTEYDGGYNKDSRIIKEFWETLHSFSEEQKRLFLQFTTGTDRAPVGGLGKLKMIIAKNGPDTDRLPTSHTCFNVLLLPEYSNMDKLRERLLKAITYAKGFGML; encoded by the exons ATGAATTCCGACGAGAAGGAGGACTGTGAGTGTGCGACACCACAGGCCGAGACCAGCCCCGCCAGAGGAGCTGCTAG AGAACAAGAGGAGCCTGACATAGAAAACCCAGAAGCAAGCCGAAT GAAGCGTGCAGCTGCCAAACATCTAATAGAGCGCTATTACCACCAGTTAACGGAGGGCTGTGGGAATGAGTCTTGCTCCAACTCCTGGTGTGCCTCATCAGCGGGATTCAGCCGCATGGACAACAACGCGGCGGCAGTCAAAGCTCTCGAGCTCTATAAGGTCAACGCCAAACTATGTGACCCACACCCTTCGAAGAAAGGCACGGCTTCCACGTACCTGGAGAGCAGTGCTCACAGCAACTCAGCCTGCAGTAACAGGAAGCTGAACCATAAAGATGTCCATGCTGTCAGAGACAATTTCAAAG ATATAAATTACCTGACAGAGGAGAAGGTGTACGAGATCTTGGACATCTGTGGAGAGAAGGAGGATTACTCTCCTTTGATCCGAGTAATAGGTCGGGTATTCTCCAGCGCCGAAGGCCTGGTGCAGAGCTTCCGGAGATCCAAACCTCACACAAAGGAGGAGCTAAAGTCCCTCCAAGAAAAAGACGAGGACAAGGATGAAGATGAAAAGGAGGCTGCTGCATGCTCTGCCACAGCCATGGAGGAAGACTCCCCCACCTCCTCATCGTCACGGCTCGGCGAATGCTCCTCAGGAGAAAACGACGTCCAGAAGTTGGCCCCTGATGAGGTTTCGGTGGACATCGAAGCCGTGCGGCGGGTCTACGAGCGCCTGCTCTCCAACGAGAAGATAGAGGCCGCTTTCTTGAATGCACTTGTCTACCTCTCACCTAATGTCGAGTGTGACCTGACATACCACAATGTGTACTCAAGAGACCCCAACTATCTGAACCTGTTCGTCATAGTGATGGAGAACAACAACCTGCACAGTCCAGAGTACCTGGAGATTGCTCTGCCGCAATTCTGCAAAGCCATGAGCAAACTCCCCCTGGCTGCCCAGGCCAAACTGACTCGCCTGTGGTCCCACTACAGCGCAGAGCAGATCCGCCGGATGATGGAAACCTTCCAGCAGCTCATCACCTTCAAGGTGATCAGCAACGAGTTCAGCAGCCGCAACCTGGTCAATGACGACGATGCGGTCGTGGCGGCCACCAAGTGCTTGAAGATTGTTTACTATGCAAACGTGCTCGGAGGCGACCTGGACACAGAGAACAACGAAGATGAGGACGAGGAGCCCATCCCGGAGTCCAGCGAGCTCACCTTGCAGGAGTTGCTGGGTGAGGAACGACGGAACAAAAAAGGCCCTCGAGTGGACCCTCTGGAGACAGAGCTGGGAGTTCGCACCAACGACTGCAGGCGGCCGCTCATTCCCTTTGAGGAGTTTGTGAACGAGCCTTTGAACGAAGTGCTGGAAATGGACAAAGACTACACTTTCTTTAAGgtggagacagaaaacaagttCTCCTTCATGACCTGTCCCTTCGTCCTGAACGCCGTCACCAAGAACCTGGGCCTGTACTACGACAACCGCATCCGCATGTACAGCGAGCGGAGGATCACAGTGCTCTACAGCCTGGTGCAGGGCCAGCAGCTTAACCCCTACCTGAGGCTCAAAGTGCGCAGAGATCACATCATTGATGACGCTCTGGTCAGG CTGGAAATGATAGCAATGGAGAATCCTGCGGATCTGAAGAAGCAACTGTATGTGGAGTTCGAAGGCGAGCAAGGTGTTGATGAAGGAGGAGTGTCCAAAGAGTTCTTCCAGCTGGTAGTGGAGGAGATCTTCAACCCTGATATTG GCATGTTCACGTACGATGAACACACCAGGCTGTTCTGGTTCAACTCGTCGTCGTTTGAAAATGAAGGCCAGTACACACTGATCGGCATCGTCCTCGGCCTGGCCATCTATAACAACTGCATCCTGGATGTGCACTTTCCCATGGTCGTCTACAGGAAGCTGATGGGCAAGAAAGGAACTTTCAGGGACTTGGCTGATGCTAATCCA GTTTTGTACCAGAGTTTGAAGGAGCTGGTAGAGTACGAGGGCAATGTGGAGGAGGACATGATGATCACCTTCCAGATCTCCCAGACTGACCCGTTTGGTAACAGACTCACGTACGATTTGAgggaaaatggggaaaaaattcCAGTGACGAATGAAAACCGAAAG GACTTTGTAGCTCTGtattctgaatatattttaaacaaaagcgTTGAGAAACAGTTCAAAGCGTTTAGGAGAGGCTTCCACATGGTCACCAACGAGTCGCCGCTGAAGTACTTATTCAGACCAGAGGAGATTGAGCTCCTGATCTGCGGCAGCAGG AACCTGGATTTTCAAGCTCTTGAGGAAACAACGGAGTACGATGGTGGTTATAACAAAGACTCTCGAATTATTAA GGAATTCTGGGAGACGTTGCATTCTTTCAGCGAGGAGCAGAAGCGCCTCTTCCTGCAGTTCACCACCGGTACTGACAGAGCGCCTGTGGGCGGGCTCGGCAAGCTGAAGATGATCATAGCCAAGAACGGCCCAGACACAGACAG gttACCAACATCCCACACCTGCTTTAacgtgctgctgctgccagaaTACAGCAACATGGACAAGCTGAGAGAGAGACTGTTGAAAGCCATCACCTATGCCAAAGGGTTTGGCATGCTCTGA
- the LOC122827314 gene encoding ubiquitin-protein ligase E3A isoform X2, whose amino-acid sequence MKRAAAKHLIERYYHQLTEGCGNESCSNSWCASSAGFSRMDNNAAAVKALELYKVNAKLCDPHPSKKGTASTYLESSAHSNSACSNRKLNHKDVHAVRDNFKDINYLTEEKVYEILDICGEKEDYSPLIRVIGRVFSSAEGLVQSFRRSKPHTKEELKSLQEKDEDKDEDEKEAAACSATAMEEDSPTSSSSRLGECSSGENDVQKLAPDEVSVDIEAVRRVYERLLSNEKIEAAFLNALVYLSPNVECDLTYHNVYSRDPNYLNLFVIVMENNNLHSPEYLEIALPQFCKAMSKLPLAAQAKLTRLWSHYSAEQIRRMMETFQQLITFKVISNEFSSRNLVNDDDAVVAATKCLKIVYYANVLGGDLDTENNEDEDEEPIPESSELTLQELLGEERRNKKGPRVDPLETELGVRTNDCRRPLIPFEEFVNEPLNEVLEMDKDYTFFKVETENKFSFMTCPFVLNAVTKNLGLYYDNRIRMYSERRITVLYSLVQGQQLNPYLRLKVRRDHIIDDALVRLEMIAMENPADLKKQLYVEFEGEQGVDEGGVSKEFFQLVVEEIFNPDIGMFTYDEHTRLFWFNSSSFENEGQYTLIGIVLGLAIYNNCILDVHFPMVVYRKLMGKKGTFRDLADANPVLYQSLKELVEYEGNVEEDMMITFQISQTDPFGNRLTYDLRENGEKIPVTNENRKDFVALYSEYILNKSVEKQFKAFRRGFHMVTNESPLKYLFRPEEIELLICGSRNLDFQALEETTEYDGGYNKDSRIIKEFWETLHSFSEEQKRLFLQFTTGTDRAPVGGLGKLKMIIAKNGPDTDRLPTSHTCFNVLLLPEYSNMDKLRERLLKAITYAKGFGML is encoded by the exons AT GAAGCGTGCAGCTGCCAAACATCTAATAGAGCGCTATTACCACCAGTTAACGGAGGGCTGTGGGAATGAGTCTTGCTCCAACTCCTGGTGTGCCTCATCAGCGGGATTCAGCCGCATGGACAACAACGCGGCGGCAGTCAAAGCTCTCGAGCTCTATAAGGTCAACGCCAAACTATGTGACCCACACCCTTCGAAGAAAGGCACGGCTTCCACGTACCTGGAGAGCAGTGCTCACAGCAACTCAGCCTGCAGTAACAGGAAGCTGAACCATAAAGATGTCCATGCTGTCAGAGACAATTTCAAAG ATATAAATTACCTGACAGAGGAGAAGGTGTACGAGATCTTGGACATCTGTGGAGAGAAGGAGGATTACTCTCCTTTGATCCGAGTAATAGGTCGGGTATTCTCCAGCGCCGAAGGCCTGGTGCAGAGCTTCCGGAGATCCAAACCTCACACAAAGGAGGAGCTAAAGTCCCTCCAAGAAAAAGACGAGGACAAGGATGAAGATGAAAAGGAGGCTGCTGCATGCTCTGCCACAGCCATGGAGGAAGACTCCCCCACCTCCTCATCGTCACGGCTCGGCGAATGCTCCTCAGGAGAAAACGACGTCCAGAAGTTGGCCCCTGATGAGGTTTCGGTGGACATCGAAGCCGTGCGGCGGGTCTACGAGCGCCTGCTCTCCAACGAGAAGATAGAGGCCGCTTTCTTGAATGCACTTGTCTACCTCTCACCTAATGTCGAGTGTGACCTGACATACCACAATGTGTACTCAAGAGACCCCAACTATCTGAACCTGTTCGTCATAGTGATGGAGAACAACAACCTGCACAGTCCAGAGTACCTGGAGATTGCTCTGCCGCAATTCTGCAAAGCCATGAGCAAACTCCCCCTGGCTGCCCAGGCCAAACTGACTCGCCTGTGGTCCCACTACAGCGCAGAGCAGATCCGCCGGATGATGGAAACCTTCCAGCAGCTCATCACCTTCAAGGTGATCAGCAACGAGTTCAGCAGCCGCAACCTGGTCAATGACGACGATGCGGTCGTGGCGGCCACCAAGTGCTTGAAGATTGTTTACTATGCAAACGTGCTCGGAGGCGACCTGGACACAGAGAACAACGAAGATGAGGACGAGGAGCCCATCCCGGAGTCCAGCGAGCTCACCTTGCAGGAGTTGCTGGGTGAGGAACGACGGAACAAAAAAGGCCCTCGAGTGGACCCTCTGGAGACAGAGCTGGGAGTTCGCACCAACGACTGCAGGCGGCCGCTCATTCCCTTTGAGGAGTTTGTGAACGAGCCTTTGAACGAAGTGCTGGAAATGGACAAAGACTACACTTTCTTTAAGgtggagacagaaaacaagttCTCCTTCATGACCTGTCCCTTCGTCCTGAACGCCGTCACCAAGAACCTGGGCCTGTACTACGACAACCGCATCCGCATGTACAGCGAGCGGAGGATCACAGTGCTCTACAGCCTGGTGCAGGGCCAGCAGCTTAACCCCTACCTGAGGCTCAAAGTGCGCAGAGATCACATCATTGATGACGCTCTGGTCAGG CTGGAAATGATAGCAATGGAGAATCCTGCGGATCTGAAGAAGCAACTGTATGTGGAGTTCGAAGGCGAGCAAGGTGTTGATGAAGGAGGAGTGTCCAAAGAGTTCTTCCAGCTGGTAGTGGAGGAGATCTTCAACCCTGATATTG GCATGTTCACGTACGATGAACACACCAGGCTGTTCTGGTTCAACTCGTCGTCGTTTGAAAATGAAGGCCAGTACACACTGATCGGCATCGTCCTCGGCCTGGCCATCTATAACAACTGCATCCTGGATGTGCACTTTCCCATGGTCGTCTACAGGAAGCTGATGGGCAAGAAAGGAACTTTCAGGGACTTGGCTGATGCTAATCCA GTTTTGTACCAGAGTTTGAAGGAGCTGGTAGAGTACGAGGGCAATGTGGAGGAGGACATGATGATCACCTTCCAGATCTCCCAGACTGACCCGTTTGGTAACAGACTCACGTACGATTTGAgggaaaatggggaaaaaattcCAGTGACGAATGAAAACCGAAAG GACTTTGTAGCTCTGtattctgaatatattttaaacaaaagcgTTGAGAAACAGTTCAAAGCGTTTAGGAGAGGCTTCCACATGGTCACCAACGAGTCGCCGCTGAAGTACTTATTCAGACCAGAGGAGATTGAGCTCCTGATCTGCGGCAGCAGG AACCTGGATTTTCAAGCTCTTGAGGAAACAACGGAGTACGATGGTGGTTATAACAAAGACTCTCGAATTATTAA GGAATTCTGGGAGACGTTGCATTCTTTCAGCGAGGAGCAGAAGCGCCTCTTCCTGCAGTTCACCACCGGTACTGACAGAGCGCCTGTGGGCGGGCTCGGCAAGCTGAAGATGATCATAGCCAAGAACGGCCCAGACACAGACAG gttACCAACATCCCACACCTGCTTTAacgtgctgctgctgccagaaTACAGCAACATGGACAAGCTGAGAGAGAGACTGTTGAAAGCCATCACCTATGCCAAAGGGTTTGGCATGCTCTGA
- the LOC122827316 gene encoding cyclic nucleotide-gated channel cone photoreceptor subunit alpha-like yields the protein MELQQQAVRTGLLSRLSNMARFGRSSVGPGESGLSNQRTDREKQWPLAAQNTNNSNNNDGKKEEKKDEKKEEKKDDKKDDKKDEKKDDKKDDKKEPPKEVWIMDPATDTYYNWLCTVSVPVFYNLMFLVARACFNELQYANSTLWMALDYISDVIYYVDTFVRARTGFLEQGLLVKDAKMLKEKYMKTQQFKLDMMSIIPTDFVFLHIGINNPEWRFNRLLKLPRLFEFFDRTETRTNFPNIFRIANLVLYIIIIIHWNACLYFAVSKILGFGSDTWVYPNITNPVYARLSRQYIYCFYWSTLTLTTIGETPPPVRDIEYFFVVADFLTGVLIFATIVGNVGAMISNMSAARVEFQAKIDSIKQYMQFRKVTKDLEARVVKWFDYLWTEGKSCDEKLVLKNLPDKLKAEIAINVHLETLRKVRIFQDCEAGLLVELVLKLQPQVFSPGDYICKKGDIGREMYIIKEGKLAVVADDGVTQFVVLSDGAYFGEISILGIKGSKAGNRRTANIRSVGYSDLFALSKDDLMEALIEYPDAKYALEDKGRAILMKDNLIDESLVAAVDAKDLEDKVNQIEGSVEVMTLKLQKLRNQYESSQRKLNQRLTNLSNEVKTLRVDE from the exons ATGGAGCTCCAGCAGCAGGCGGTAAGAACAGGACTTCTGTCCAG GCTTTCAAACATGGCACGCTTTGGAAGGAGCAGCGTTGGTCCTGGAGAGTCTGGCCTCAGCAACCAGAGGACAGATCG GGAGAAACAGTGGCCGCTTGCtgcacaaaatacaaacaactcCAACAATAACGATGG gaaaaaggaggaaaagaaagatgaaaagaaggaggaaaagaaggatGACAAGAAAGATGataaaaaggatgaaaagaaaGATGACAAAAAGGATGATAAAAAAGAGCCACC GAAGGAGGTGTGGATCATGGATCCTGCTACCGATACATACTACAATTGGCTGTGCACAGTCTCTGTGCCAGTCTTCTACAACTTGATGTTTCTTGTGGCAAG GGCATGTTTTAATGAACTCCAATATGCTAATTCAACACTGTGGATGGCGTTGGACTACATATCAGATGTTATCTACTATGTAGATACCTTTGTGAGAGCCAGGACTG GTTTCTTGGAGCAAGGACTGCTTGTGAAGGatgcaaaaatgctaaaagaaaagTACATGAAGACCCAGCAGTTTAAGTTAGATATGATGTCCATCATCCCTactgactttgtgtttcttcatATTGGAATCAACAACCCAGAGTGGAGGTTCAACCGTCTCCTTAAGTTACCTCGACTTTTTGAGTTCTTTGACCGGACGGAAACTCGAACTAACTTTCCAAACATCTTTCGAATTGCAAATCTGGTACTTtacattatcatcatcattcaCTGGAATGCTTGTCTCTACTTTGCTGTCTCCAAGATTCTTGGTTTTGGTTCAGACACATGGGTATATCCTAACATAACCAATCCTGTATATGCTCGTCTGAGCAGACAGTATATCTATTGTTTTTACTGGTCTACCCTTACCTTGACAACCATTGGAGAGACCCCACCTCCAGTCAGGGACATAGAGTACTTTTTTGTTGTAGCTGATTTTCTCACTGGGGTTTTGATCTTTGCAACAATTGTAGGCAATGTTGGTGCCATGATTTCCAACATGAGTGCTGCACGAGTGGAGTTTCAGGCCAAGATTGACTCAATCAAGCAGTATATGCAATTTCGGAAGGTCACAAAAGATCTGGAGGCAAGGGTGGTGAAGTGGTTTGACTACTTGTGGACAGAGGGGAAGTCCTGTGATGAGAAACTGGTACTAAAGAATCTGCCTGACAAGCTTAAGGCTGAGATAGCTATAAATGTTCACCTGGAGACTCTGAGAAAAGTGCGTATCTTTCAAGACTGTGAAGCAGGTTTACTTGTGGAGTTGGTTCTGAAACTTCAACCTCAGGTCTTCAGCCCTGGTGACTACATCTGTAAAAAAGGAGACATTGGCAGGGAAATGTACATAATCAAAGAAGGAAAACTCGCTGTTGTGGCAGATGATGGGGTGACGCAATTTGTTGTCCTCAGTGATGGGGCATATTTTGGAGAAATCAGTATCCTTGGAATAAAGGGCAGCAAAGCAGGAAACCGGAGAACGGCCAACATCCGAAGTGTTGGCTACTCAGATTTATTTGCACTATCCAAAGATGATCTAATGGAGGCTCTCATTGAATATCCTGATGCTAAATATGCTCTGGAGGACAAGGGAAGGGCCATTTTGATGAAGGATAATCTCATAGATGAGTCACTGGTAGCTGCCGTTGATGCCAAGGATTTAGAGGATAAAGTCAACCAGATTGAAGGCAGCGTGGAGGTCATGACGCTCAAACTTCAAAAGCTTAGAAATCAATATGAATCCTCTCAGCGTAAACTCAATCAGCGGCTCACTAACTTATCAAATGAGGTCAAAACCCTCAGAGTTGATGAGTGA
- the atp1b1b gene encoding sodium/potassium-transporting ATPase subunit beta-1b produces MPSNKDDGGWKEFLWNSERGELLGRTGGSWFKIALFYVIFYGLLAGVFIGTIQAMLMTLSENKPTWQDRVAPPGLSHTPRSDKSEVFFNMRESETYLPYVKALRDFMKQYDDSIQSNNMLFEDCGEQPADYKHRGDLESDMGGVKACRFSRTLLGPCSGLEDNDFGFKDGKPCLIVKLNRIVNFRPRPPGNNDSIPEEAQPKVQANVIPLYCTNKREEDADKIGEIKYFGIGEGFPLQYYPYYGKRHQPQYLQPLVALQFTNLTRNTELRIECKVFGENIYYNEKDRYQGRFDIKIQVDS; encoded by the exons ATGCCCTCCAACAAAGATGACGGCGGCTGGAAGGAGTTCCTGTGGAATTCAGAGAGGGGGGAGCTGCTGGGGCGAACCGGGGGAAGCTGGT TCAAAATTGCACTCTTCTACGTCATTTTCTACGGCCTCCTGGCGGGGGTCTTCATTGGCACCATCCAGGCCATGTTGATGACCTTGAGTGAGAACAAGCCCACCTGGCAGGACAGAGTTGCACCCCCTG GCCTTTCACACACCCCACGTTCTGACAAATCTGAGGTGTTCTTCAACATGAGGGAGTCTGAGACCTACCTGCCTTACGTCAAAGCTCTGAGGGACTTCATGAAACAATATGATGACAGCATTCAGAGCAACAACATGTTGTTTGAGGATTGTGGAG AACAACCTGCAGATTACAAGCATAGAGGTGACTTGGAGAGTGACATGGGTGGCGTTAAGGCTTGCAGGTTCTCCAGGACTCTGCTGGGTCCTTGCTCCGGCCTTGAAGACAATGATTTTGGTTTCAAGGATGGCAAGCCATGCCTGATTGTGAAGCTCAACCGGATCGTCAACTTTCGTCCCAGG CCTCCCGGCAACAATGACAGCATTCCTGAAGAGGCACAGCCCAAAGTCCAGGCCAACGTCATCCCTCTCTACTGCACTAACAAG AGAGAGGAGGATGCTGATAAAATCGGGGAGATCAAATATTTCGGAATAGGCGAGGGCTTCCCTCTGCAGTATTACCCCTACTACGGCAAGCGGCATCAACCCCAATACCTCCAGCCACTGGTGGCGCTGCAGTTCACCAACCTGACCCGGAACACTGAACTGCGCATCGAGTGCAAAGTGTTTGGAGAAAACATCTACTACAACGAGAAGGACCGCTACCAGGGACGCTTTGACATCAAGATCCAGGTTGACTCATGA